The genome window TTGCCGACGCGCCCGGTGAACTCGGTGTGGGTGGCATTGAGCCCGGTGTCGATGATGTAGGCGTGGACGCCGGCGCCGGTGTTGGGGTAGGTGTAGCTGTTGTTGAGCGGGAGGTTGCGTTGGTCCACGCGGTCCTGCCCCCAGGAGCCTACGGGAGACTGGACGCCGGTGGCGTGGACGACTCCGTTCGGCTCGACGAAGTCGATGTCGGCGCGGCGGCGAAGCTCGGTGATGGCGGCGGGGGACATGCGCACGGCGAAGCCGTTCACGGCGCGATCCCAGCGCGCCGTCACGGTGCCGCCCCGCGCACTGGCTTCGCTGACGGCGCTGGACTGCGCCGTCATGTCGCCGGGAGTGCGGAGCACGACGAGATACTCGTTGGGGACGACCTGCGTGCTGACGTTGCCCTGCGGCACGATGAGGGGAGCGAGGCGTGCGCCGGCGCTCGGCGAGGTTGCGTCGGCACACGCGGTGGCGGCGAGGCCGACAGCTGCAATCATCAGGTACCCGTGCTTCACAAGACCTCCAGGTTGGGGATCACGACCGTGCGACTCTCCGCGGGGCGGACGCGAGCGCGTTGCCGGGGCACGCATCTCGTTCTGTTGCGGCCCTCCCTGCCGAGGAATCACGCCGAACATCCTCGTGCAATGTGCGCGCCCGCGCATACGGCCCCGTCCGACGGGAACGGCTAGCGCCCCGTGCGCTGCGCGCCCCGCGGAGCGGCGCGCAACACTACAGGGGTCGGTCGCGCGCGTCAATGCGCCGGCGCATTCGCTTTGCGTGCTTTGACTCTCTTTCACGCGCGCATGCCTCAGCCTGTCACGAAGTGTACGCCACGTCACAAAAAAGCGAGGCGCCGATGCCACGCCACGCGGTCATCCGTGCAGCGCGCGCGCGCGTCACCGTGCGGCACCGGCGATAGTGCCGCGCCGAGCGAGCCGATACTGCCATGCAGGCGGTGTGTGCGCGGTCGTTCCCGCGCGCTCGTCGCTCACGGTCCTTTCCCATCCTTTCATGCTTGGCGACCTCTTCAAGCGGTATTTCGCGCCGACACGTTCCGGAGTTGCGCCTGGCGGGAGCGACCCCGGTGGCGCGCCGGCCACCGACGCCCCGCGCGCAACGCACGGCGCTACCTCCAGGCCGCTCGACGCGACCGACGGGAGTGCCGCTGCACCGCTGGCCGGGCTGCACGCCGTGCCGCGCGACGCCGACGCGCGCGAGATGCAGGAATGGCTGGAACTCGATATCCGCACCCGCATTGGCGAAGTGAGCAACGTGCTCGGTCGCGCCGACCGCGAGACCGACGCGCCCCGTCTCCTCGATGCACTCCTGGAATCGTTCGAGGCGGTGGTGCGACAGCCGCCGCTGGCCGCGCAACGCGCGCTGAGCGTCACGCGCGACGTCAATGCGCCCACGTCGAAGCTCGTCACGCTCGTCGAGAGCGATCCCGGGCTTGGCCAGGCACTCCTGCGCTACGCCAACTCGGCCTACTACGCCACAGCCGGCGGGCGCGTCGTCTCGCTTCACGGCGCGGTGCAGCGCGTGGGGACATCGGGGGTGCACAACGTCGTCCTGAGGACGATGGTCGACGGGATGCTCTGCCGTCCGGGGAGCGCCTACCAGGATCTCGTGAACCTGTCGTGGCAGCACATGGTGCGCGTGGCCCCCATCACCCGTTCCCTCTCTCCCGCCTTCAGGGCAGTGCCTGACGAGGCCTACGCACTCGGGCTGCTGCACGACGTGGGCAAGCTCGTGATCTTCGATCGCCTCGGCGAGCTTCGCAAGTCGCTGCGGCGCGAGGTGAAGTTTCCGTCGTCGATCGTGAGCGTGGTGTTGCGCATGCTGCACGAGCCGCTCGGCGGACTGGCCGCTCTGCAGTGGGGGCTTGGCGCCGGCGTGTCACATGCGATCGCCACGCATCACCGCTCGCCGGTGCCGGAGATGTACGATCCGCGCTGCGAACTGCTGTACCTCGCCGAGCGTATCGATCTCGCCCGCGTCCGCGGTAGGCCGGTGGAGCTGGAGCGCTGGTGGAAAGATGGACTCGTGGTGACGCCGCTCGACACCATCGAGCGGGGCGTGGCGTCGCTTCCCGAGGACGTCGAGGAGCCCGTGCTCGCCTGACGAGTTCGCGTCCGAGCGCCTGTCGAGGTGTCGCTCGCCAAACGAGCCGGCGCCGGTCAGGTCAGGAGCACGGGACGCGGCGGAGGGAGGGCGTCGCCGTCGGCGTGCACGGTGCGGTCGCGGGCCCACGTGCGCAGTGCGCCTAACGACTCGGCCATGGTGCGCGAGAGCGGACGCGTGGCTGCCAGTTCATGCACGATGCGCCCCTGCGTCAGCGCGGCGTTGTCGCTGAAGGCGGCGTATTGCGCGGCGACGATCGCCTGCTCGATCTCCGCCCCGCTGAAGCCGTCCGACGCCGCCACCAGCGGTTCGAGCGACATGCTGGCCGGATCGCACCCCCGCTTGCGCAGGTGAATCTCGAAGATCGCGCGGCGCGACGCGGCGCGCGGGAGGTCGACGAAGAAGACCTCGTCGAATCGCCCCTTGCGGATGAACTCCGGCGGGAGCGCCGAGACGTCGTTGGCCGTCGCGACGACGAAGACGTCGCCCCGCCGGTCCTGCAGCCATGAGAGGAAGCCGCCAAAGACGCGCCGCGAGACGCCGCCATCCTGCTCACCCCCCGACGAGGCGAACGCCTTCTCGATTTCGTCGATCCAGAGGACGATCGGTGCCATGCGCTCGGCGGTGCGCAGCGCACGCTTGAAGTTCTTCTCGCTGTCACCGATGTACTTGTCGAACAGGAGCCCCGGGTCGAGGCGCAGCAGCGGGAGCGACCATTCGTGCGCGACCGACTTGGCGCACAGGCTCTTCCCACACCCCGGGACGCCGAGGAGGAGGATTCCCTTGGGGAAGGGGAGCCCCGCCGCCTGCGCGCGCTCCGGCTCGAGGACGGCGGCCCGGCGTCGCGACAGCCATGCCTTCAAACCTTCGAGCCCTGCCACGCCCGCCATCCCGCTCTCGGTGGACCAGTACTCGAGGAGCCCGTCCTGCTCCACTGCCTGACGCTTGGCGTCGGTCACGCGCGGGATGTCGGCGGCGCTGAGCGCCCCGTCGATCATGATGAGGCGCGTCAGGATCTTCTCCGCCTCGGTGAGCGAGAGGCCTCCCAGATTGTGCAGGAGGCGGGCGCGGTCGGAGGGGGAGAGGTCGAGGCGCACCGGCATGCGCGCGGAATTGTCGCGCACCACGCGCTCCAGGAGGGCGCGGTACTCCTCGGCCTCGGGGGCGGGGAGCGAGACCACGATGGCGTGTGGGCGAAGCGACTCGGGGAGCGTCACGTCGCCGCCCGAGATCACGAGGGCCCCACGCCGCATCCCGAACCGCTCCACCACGTCGTGCAGCTGCGAGACCACGAGCGGGTCCTGCAGGTGTGCGCCGAGCGCCGGGAAATGAAAGATGCCGGCCCCCTCGCGCTCGACGTGCCGCAGCGCGTCGGTGGGGAGGGCGGTGTCGTCGGCAAAGGGCTCACCCGCCCCGGCGCCGCGACGCACCCCCTTGGAGCGACGCCATTCGTGATAGTGCAGGGAAAGGCGCGAGGCGACATGCCGAAGGACTTCTTCGCTCCGCTCGTACTCCCAGGTGTCGAGGACCACCAGAGGGTAGCGGGAGCGAATGAGGAGTTCCAGTTCGTCGACGAAGGAGGCGCGGGTCATGGCGGATGTGTGACGTGATCCCCCTAATGACTGTCCGATTGGTGGGGCGTCACCTGCAACTACCGGCCGACGGCGAGGGGGAGAGGCTTCCCTTTCGGAGGCGGGCCGGTGTTAAACTTCCCCTCCCACTTTTCTGGCCAGCCGCATGTCGAAGTCGAGCCGCACCGCCAGCATCACCGCCGAGAACGCCGCGGTCGAGACGCCGCGTTCCCACGCCGATCGCATGTTCCGCGCGGCGCAGGAGTGCATTCGCCAACGCCAGCGCTATGCGCGCCTTGTCGATCGTGGGGCGCACGAAGACGAGCAGCAGGGAGCGTTGCGGATTGTCTGCATCTGCGACGACGTGCTGGCGTCGAGCGGGAAATCATATGAAGCGGTGACGGGGACCACGCTGCACCGCGACGAGGACTGGTGGCACAAGGCCAACTCGCTCTGGCATGCGTCGCGCGAATACAGCCGTCGCCATCGTGGGTGTGACGAGACCAGCAAGAAGCTGACGAACCATTCGCCGCAGCGGCTGCGCGAGTTGGCGGTAGAGTATGAGTTCGAGGCATCGGCGCTGCTGGCCCTCCAGCATGCGGTCTCGGCGTATCGCAAGGCGGCGCCGGACGCGGAACTCGAGCCCAACGGGGCCGCGCGCGTCGCCTGAACAGCGCCCTGGGCCGGATGATCGAGCGCGCTCTTCACGGGGCGCGCTTTGTGTTTCCGGTGGCTGTGCACCTCCAACGCGAGGTCTACCGAGCACGATCGGAACGGGAGCGCTCCCTCGTCCGTTGATG of Gemmatimonadaceae bacterium contains these proteins:
- a CDS encoding HDOD domain-containing protein, translating into MLGDLFKRYFAPTRSGVAPGGSDPGGAPATDAPRATHGATSRPLDATDGSAAAPLAGLHAVPRDADAREMQEWLELDIRTRIGEVSNVLGRADRETDAPRLLDALLESFEAVVRQPPLAAQRALSVTRDVNAPTSKLVTLVESDPGLGQALLRYANSAYYATAGGRVVSLHGAVQRVGTSGVHNVVLRTMVDGMLCRPGSAYQDLVNLSWQHMVRVAPITRSLSPAFRAVPDEAYALGLLHDVGKLVIFDRLGELRKSLRREVKFPSSIVSVVLRMLHEPLGGLAALQWGLGAGVSHAIATHHRSPVPEMYDPRCELLYLAERIDLARVRGRPVELERWWKDGLVVTPLDTIERGVASLPEDVEEPVLA
- a CDS encoding AAA family ATPase — its product is MTRASFVDELELLIRSRYPLVVLDTWEYERSEEVLRHVASRLSLHYHEWRRSKGVRRGAGAGEPFADDTALPTDALRHVEREGAGIFHFPALGAHLQDPLVVSQLHDVVERFGMRRGALVISGGDVTLPESLRPHAIVVSLPAPEAEEYRALLERVVRDNSARMPVRLDLSPSDRARLLHNLGGLSLTEAEKILTRLIMIDGALSAADIPRVTDAKRQAVEQDGLLEYWSTESGMAGVAGLEGLKAWLSRRRAAVLEPERAQAAGLPFPKGILLLGVPGCGKSLCAKSVAHEWSLPLLRLDPGLLFDKYIGDSEKNFKRALRTAERMAPIVLWIDEIEKAFASSGGEQDGGVSRRVFGGFLSWLQDRRGDVFVVATANDVSALPPEFIRKGRFDEVFFVDLPRAASRRAIFEIHLRKRGCDPASMSLEPLVAASDGFSGAEIEQAIVAAQYAAFSDNAALTQGRIVHELAATRPLSRTMAESLGALRTWARDRTVHADGDALPPPRPVLLT